TTTGAAGGAAAAAATATTGGGACAGATTTTTTCTACTTTTCGTCAAATAAGTTTGATAATTATTATAGCCCTATTATATATACTCATTGCAAGCGTTCAAACAGGTCTTAAGAATCAGTCGGTTGCAAATGTAACGTTTTTGGCTTTTTTCTTTACAGAGGTTTTGATTGTACTTCAAAATTTAAAAGATGTTCTTTTAGATGCCCAGCAGACAGTTCAAAATGCGTGCAATTTTGCTGAAGTATTTTTTCCTCTTTTTGTTTCTCTGATAGCTTCTATGGGATATCCAACGTATGCAGCTGCAATGAGCCCAAAGATAATGTTTGCCATTGTCTTCTCGTCTGAATTTTTGAAAAACATCATCTCGCCCTTTGCGTACACTTACATACTTCTCAGTATTTTATCAAATATTGATAGTGGAAGATTGGGATTGAGAAGGGTTCTGGGTTTCTGTAAAACTATATTGATGTGGAGTATAGTGATTGGGATTGTTGTATTTGTTGCTATTGTGTCTGTAGAAGGTATTACAAATGTTACAGTGGACAGCTTAATTACAAAATCAATTAAATACAGTGTTGGAAACTTTGTGCCGTTTGTAGGGAAGATATTATCCGATGCTGCGGACACTCTCGCCACAAGCCTTGCTATAGTAAAAAATTCTCTGGGTGTGGTGGGTTTAATAGTTTTGCTTATAGGGATTGGAATTTCGCTTTTAAAGATTTTGGCTGTATTTGTTGTTTTCAGAGTAGCAGCTATTTTTGTTGGTTTGGTTGGGGATGCAAAGCTTGCCCAGTTTTTGGATGACTATGCGGATGTACTCATTTTGATTTTTGCAATAGCATTTGCAGCTTTGTGTATGTTTGTTGTTGCGTTTTCCTCATCCCTCTTTTTGCTTCAGGTTGGAAGGTGAGAATATGCAGGAAATTCTCAACGAGGTAGCACTTTCTCTATTTTATATAGTAATAATTGCAATTTTTATAGAAAACTTGGTAAATGAAAGCTACAGAAAGTACATAAATATTTTTTTAGGATTGACAGCAAGCATAGTATTGATAACACCTATTTTGGAAAACTCTGAATTTTTAAAGTTTGAGTTTCAGAAAAACCTGAAGAAGATAGAGAGTGAATTCAACCAGCAGGGAGTTTATTCTCAAGATATTTATAGACAAGCTCTTATACAAGAATATAAAAACAAACTAAAAGATGAGATTGAAGATAATATAAGGGAGATATGTGGAAAAGAGATACAAGTTGTTAACGCGAGCATCTATGAAGATATTGATTCACCTGATTTTGGTAGGCTTAAAGAGATAAAAATTGAAGGTGAGTATGATAGAAAGGTGGTTGAAATAATTTCAAACAAGTACCACGTGTGCAAGGATAGAATCTATTTCCAAAAGCTGAGGTGAAAAAGATGTCTGATTTGAGAAGAATAAAAAATTTGCTTGAAAATGTTATTAAAAACAAAGATTTAATTATCTTTTTAGGTGTATGTGGAATATTTCTTCTTGTAGTTTCTTCAAATTTTTCTACATCTTCAAAACAAACAAGTGCTAATATAAAACAACAAGAAATTCAAGAGGATGGACAGCAGTATGAACAGCTAATTGAGAAAAAACTTGAGGGTATATTAAAGGAAATAGACCCAACAAGAGATGTTTCAGTGATGATAACTTTCGACGACTGCTACGAGTACGTGCTTGCTACTGAAACAAGGGAGAACAGGCGAAGTGAAAAACAAAACCAAAATACAACAATTTCTGAAGAAGAAATAGATAGCAAAGTAGTGGTGTTGCAACAGCAAGGTGAATCAAAACCTTTTGTGGTGAAAAGGATATACCCAAAAGTCAGAGGAGTGGCTATAGTTTCTAAAGGAGCAAGGGATAAGAGGGTATATATAGGACTTGTTAAGGCTGCATCAACTGTGCTTGGTATAACTCCTGATAAAGTGGAGGTGTTTGTTAAGTGAACAAGAAGATATTTGTAAAAGTATACAGCAAAAGACAGCTTATAATAATTTCGCTTGCCATCTTGCTTATAGTAGCAGGAATTATAAATTCAAGAATGGAGCTTGGAAATAAAAAGAAGATAAACCCTTCTGTAATTGAAGTAAGTAACCCGACTGTACACAAAAGTGAAAATAATGTTGAAGAAGGGACAATTGATGAAATGAAGCTAAAAAGAGAAATAGAACGCTCTAAAGAGATAAACCTTTTAAAGTCTCTTTTAAATGACCAAGCTGATGCAAATGCTCAGAAAAAGATTGATGATAAGATAGCTAAAATTATTGATATCAGCAACAAGGAAATGACTTGCGAAAATGTTTTGAGTTCTAAGGGTTTGGGAGAGTGTGCAGTATTTTACACAGATGATACAATATATGTTGTGGTGCAAAAGAAACTTGAAAAGAGAGAACTAATTCAGATTCAGAGTGTGATAATGAACGTATTTAAGGTGGATTTTAACAAGATAAGAGTGTCTCAAAATAAAAACTTAAATTAACTGATGTTGTTAAAACAAAAAAGTATAGGGTATAATATATAACATAGAATGAAAATTCTTATTAAAGATTGAGGAGGTATTTTAATATGTCAGAAAACACTATTGGCGAAACAATGGGTGGGGTTGTAAAGATTGCTGAAGAAGTTGTGGCTATAATTGCAGCGGTTGCAGCCTCTGAAGTAAAAGGCGTTGCATCTATGGTTGGGTCTTGGACAGGCAATATTACAGAAGCTCTGGGCAAAAAGAATTTAGCAAAAGGTGTAAAAGTTCAGGTAGGAGAAAAGGAAGCGGCAATTGACATCTACATAACAGTAGAATATGGTGTCAGAATTCCAGAGGTCGCATGGGAGATTCAGGAGAGAGTAAAGAGTGCTGTTGAGAGCATGACAGGCTTGAAAGTTGTTGAAGTCAATATACATGTTCAGGGAATAAAGTTTGAAAAAGAAGAGCAAAAAGAAGAGGTGGCAGAGTAAATCTCTGGGCAGCAGAGATTTACTCTCATTTTTGTGAGGAGGAAAGGTGCAAATGAAAATCGGTGAGAGAATACTTTTGACCATATTTACATTAATTGTAATTTTTCTTTCTGTGATTGCTATTTTGCTTCCACTCAACATCTTTGACGTAGATACTGTTCAAGCTGCGGTATATGATTATATGAACACACCCATATATGCCATCATACCGCTGCTTCTGATAGTAATGGGGTTTTCAGTAATGTTTATTGGTGTTAAAAAGAAAAAAGCAAGGCTTGGGATAATTCACACAAACGAGTTTGGGAATCTCTTAATCTCACCAAAGACATTTGAGTCGGCAGGGTACAATGCAGTAAAGGACATAAAAGGAATAAAAGATGCTTCGATTGAGATAGAGTTTGACGAAAGTGGTGTTATATATTACATTGATGCTGTTGTTACAAATGATGTTAATGTTCCTGAGTTGACAAAAGAGGTTCAAAATGCTATAAAGAGTCATGTGGAAGTGGCAATAGGAATTCCTGTTAAGGCTATTAACTTTCACGTGAAGGATATGGTTGCCCCGCAAGTACCTATTACTCATTTGAGGTAGGGGTGTTAAAATGGATTTGTTGAAGGAATTTTTGATAAAGCACATAGGAGAAGTAATAGGCGGGCTGATTGGTCTTATATTTGCAATATTTGTGCTTATATTTGGTTTTTTTAAGACACTGTTTATATTTATTTGCATAGCAGTGGGTATATTTGTTGGAGGACGGTATTTTGAAAAGAAGAGACTGATTGAGTTTTTGGACAAACACTTACCATGGTAAAAAAGGGGTTGGAAATAAAGAAAAATGCACAGAAGAAGGAAGACAAGAGAACTTTGTATGAAGATTTTGTATGCTTACAGATTTGAAGATGGCTCACAAGACATAATAGAATTTTACAAAAAGTTTAGAGAATTAAATCAAGACGAAGATTTCAGGGATATCGATGAGGAATATCTTGAAAAATTATTAAAAGGAGTTATTCAAAATCAGCAGAGAATAGATAGCCTTATTGAAAAGTACTCAAAAGACTGGCCACTGAGTAGGCTTCCGATGGTTGAACTTGAACTTATGAGGGTGGCTGTGTATGAGCTTTTGTTTGAGGAAGATGTACCTGTTTCTGTTGCAATTGACGAAGCTGTTGATCTGTCAAATATATTTGGGATAGAAAAGGCGCCAAGCTTTGTGAACGGTATACTGGGGAGGATTGCAGCAAATGAGGTGAAAAGAGGCCAGAAATCATGATGATAAACAATATAGTGCCCAAGAAAGAATGGAGCGTTTATGAACTCACAAGCTATTTAAAGAAAAAAGTTGAGATGGATGTTCTTTTAAAAAACATATACCTGAGAGGAGAGGTTATAAGACCTTCAATTTCAGGTGATCATCTTTATTTTGAACTTAAAGATTTAGAATATGATGCAAAGATAAAATGCGTATTTTTCTGGTTCGATAAAAGTTTAGAAATAAAGCATGGAACTAAAGTGCTTGTAAAGGGCAATGTCATTTTCTATGAAAAAGAAGGGGTAATTGAGCTAAAAGTAAACGAAATTACTGATATAGGACTTGGGGAGTTATTTATAAAGTTAAAGCAGCTTGAAGAAAGGTTAAGACAGGAAGGACTTTTTGATTCAAAGTACAAAAAAGAAATTCCACGTTATCCCAAAAAAATTGGGATAGTTACTTCAAAGAATGGTGCAGCAATCAGAGATATTCTTAATACAATTTATACTCGATTTGAAAATATTCAGGTATATATTTATAGCTGTTCGGTTCAGGGACAAAACGCTCCATATGAAATTTGCGAAGGGATAGAGTATTTTAATACATCAGAGCCTGTTGAAGTTATAATTGTGGGACGGGGTGGAGGTTCTTTTGAAGATTTGATGGCGTTCAACAGTGAGATGGTTGTAAGAAAGATATTTGAATCTAAAATTCCTGTTATATCGGCGGTAGGGCATGAGAGGGACTATGTTTTAAGTGATTTTGTTGCGGACATGAGGGCTATAACTCCTACCAATGCTGGGGAGATAGTAGTTAATTTCCAGAAACAGGCATTAGAAAAATTAAGTGAGTTTCAAAAAAGATTAAAGAATGCTATAGAGAAATTATTAAATCTTAGTAACAATAAAATAGAAATACTTAGATACAAACTATACCAGAATTCCCCTGCAAATACCATTGCAAAGTGTATTCAAGATGTTGATTTATGTCGTCATAAACTTTCTTTTGCGGTAAACAAAAAGCTTCATGAAATACATAGGAATTTGAAAAGTTTTGAAAAGAGACTGGCTGACAGGAATCCTGAATTAAGACTTTCGGTTATTAGAACAAATTTTGATAACTGCAGCAGGAGGCTTGAAGAAGCTTTCAAGAAGGTTTTACAACAAAAAGAATTTGTATATAAAGTAAATCTCGAAAAGTTAATTGCCTTAAATCCTCTGAATGTTTTAAAGAGGGGGTATTCTATAACATTACATAATTCAAGGATTTTAACTACCATTTCACAAATTAGTAACGGAGATGAGATAATAACTCGACTTTCGGATGGTATAATAAAATCCAGAGTGTTTTTCAAACAAAAAGGAGCTGGAAGAGATGTGTGAATTACAAAGAGATATAAAATTTGAAGATGCAATGAGAAGATTAGAAGAAATTGTAAAAAATTTAGAAGAAGGAAATCTTTCTCTTGAAGAAGCTATAGAGCTTTACGAAGAAGGAATTAAACTTACAAAAATTTGCAATGATATACTCCGCAGCGTAGAAAAGAGAGTGGTGTTAATTGAGAAACTGAATGGTGAATATGTTCAAGATGATATTACCGATGATATTTATGGAGGTTTAGGGCAAAGAGAATGATAAGCAGAAAATTAGAAGAGTATATAAACCTTTCACAGAAAAAAGTGGAGAAACATTTAGATGGAATTTTAAAAGAAAGATCTCCGGAAATAATATATCAGGCTATGAGATATAGTGTTTTTGCAGGGGGAAAAAGACTGAGACCTTTGCTGTGTTTACTTTCGTATCAAATGTTTTCAGAAGACAAAGAAATTGATCAGAAGATTTTAGATATCGCATCTGCAATTGAGCTTATTCATACCTATTCTCTCATTCATGACGATCTTCCAGCAATGGACAATGATGTCTTGCGGAGAGGAAAACCTACAAATCATGTAATGTTTGGAGAAGCAATAGCCATTTTGGCAGGGGATGCGCTTTTAAATTTAGCGGCAGAAGTTTGCATGGACTGGATATTGCGCTATGGTTGCAGAGAAAACTTGATAAAAGCAGCTAAATACCTTTTCTGGGCATCTGGCGTGGAGGGTATGATAGGCGGCCAGGTTATTGATATAACAAACTCTGGACAGGATATTAAAAATGAAGAGCTTTTGTTTGAAATGCACTTGAAGAAAACCTCAAGGTTGATTCAGGCATCGTGTGTATGCGGAGCTCTTGTAGCAGGCGCAGAAGATAGG
The DNA window shown above is from Caldicellulosiruptor owensensis OL and carries:
- a CDS encoding stage III sporulation protein AE; translated protein: MGQKSLVSVCILVFFIVALESCQASQLSQEYVKKTKQILNDYTEKDIKSYLESIVEQKRAKLDMVNVLKEKILGQIFSTFRQISLIIIIALLYILIASVQTGLKNQSVANVTFLAFFFTEVLIVLQNLKDVLLDAQQTVQNACNFAEVFFPLFVSLIASMGYPTYAAAMSPKIMFAIVFSSEFLKNIISPFAYTYILLSILSNIDSGRLGLRRVLGFCKTILMWSIVIGIVVFVAIVSVEGITNVTVDSLITKSIKYSVGNFVPFVGKILSDAADTLATSLAIVKNSLGVVGLIVLLIGIGISLLKILAVFVVFRVAAIFVGLVGDAKLAQFLDDYADVLILIFAIAFAALCMFVVAFSSSLFLLQVGR
- a CDS encoding stage III sporulation protein AF; this encodes MQEILNEVALSLFYIVIIAIFIENLVNESYRKYINIFLGLTASIVLITPILENSEFLKFEFQKNLKKIESEFNQQGVYSQDIYRQALIQEYKNKLKDEIEDNIREICGKEIQVVNASIYEDIDSPDFGRLKEIKIEGEYDRKVVEIISNKYHVCKDRIYFQKLR
- a CDS encoding SpoIIIAH-like family protein, whose amino-acid sequence is MNKKIFVKVYSKRQLIIISLAILLIVAGIINSRMELGNKKKINPSVIEVSNPTVHKSENNVEEGTIDEMKLKREIERSKEINLLKSLLNDQADANAQKKIDDKIAKIIDISNKEMTCENVLSSKGLGECAVFYTDDTIYVVVQKKLEKRELIQIQSVIMNVFKVDFNKIRVSQNKNLN
- a CDS encoding Asp23/Gls24 family envelope stress response protein, with the translated sequence MSENTIGETMGGVVKIAEEVVAIIAAVAASEVKGVASMVGSWTGNITEALGKKNLAKGVKVQVGEKEAAIDIYITVEYGVRIPEVAWEIQERVKSAVESMTGLKVVEVNIHVQGIKFEKEEQKEEVAE
- the amaP gene encoding alkaline shock response membrane anchor protein AmaP, with the translated sequence MKIGERILLTIFTLIVIFLSVIAILLPLNIFDVDTVQAAVYDYMNTPIYAIIPLLLIVMGFSVMFIGVKKKKARLGIIHTNEFGNLLISPKTFESAGYNAVKDIKGIKDASIEIEFDESGVIYYIDAVVTNDVNVPELTKEVQNAIKSHVEVAIGIPVKAINFHVKDMVAPQVPITHLR
- a CDS encoding DUF2273 domain-containing protein, whose translation is MDLLKEFLIKHIGEVIGGLIGLIFAIFVLIFGFFKTLFIFICIAVGIFVGGRYFEKKRLIEFLDKHLPW
- the nusB gene encoding transcription antitermination factor NusB, with amino-acid sequence MHRRRKTRELCMKILYAYRFEDGSQDIIEFYKKFRELNQDEDFRDIDEEYLEKLLKGVIQNQQRIDSLIEKYSKDWPLSRLPMVELELMRVAVYELLFEEDVPVSVAIDEAVDLSNIFGIEKAPSFVNGILGRIAANEVKRGQKS
- the xseA gene encoding exodeoxyribonuclease VII large subunit; the protein is MMINNIVPKKEWSVYELTSYLKKKVEMDVLLKNIYLRGEVIRPSISGDHLYFELKDLEYDAKIKCVFFWFDKSLEIKHGTKVLVKGNVIFYEKEGVIELKVNEITDIGLGELFIKLKQLEERLRQEGLFDSKYKKEIPRYPKKIGIVTSKNGAAIRDILNTIYTRFENIQVYIYSCSVQGQNAPYEICEGIEYFNTSEPVEVIIVGRGGGSFEDLMAFNSEMVVRKIFESKIPVISAVGHERDYVLSDFVADMRAITPTNAGEIVVNFQKQALEKLSEFQKRLKNAIEKLLNLSNNKIEILRYKLYQNSPANTIAKCIQDVDLCRHKLSFAVNKKLHEIHRNLKSFEKRLADRNPELRLSVIRTNFDNCSRRLEEAFKKVLQQKEFVYKVNLEKLIALNPLNVLKRGYSITLHNSRILTTISQISNGDEIITRLSDGIIKSRVFFKQKGAGRDV
- a CDS encoding exodeoxyribonuclease VII small subunit, whose product is MCELQRDIKFEDAMRRLEEIVKNLEEGNLSLEEAIELYEEGIKLTKICNDILRSVEKRVVLIEKLNGEYVQDDITDDIYGGLGQRE
- a CDS encoding polyprenyl synthetase family protein, translating into MISRKLEEYINLSQKKVEKHLDGILKERSPEIIYQAMRYSVFAGGKRLRPLLCLLSYQMFSEDKEIDQKILDIASAIELIHTYSLIHDDLPAMDNDVLRRGKPTNHVMFGEAIAILAGDALLNLAAEVCMDWILRYGCRENLIKAAKYLFWASGVEGMIGGQVIDITNSGQDIKNEELLFEMHLKKTSRLIQASCVCGALVAGAEDRVVFDLEEYGKNLGLAFQIRDDVLDVIGDSKKVGKSIGKDIKEKKSTFVTFYGLEKAQQLVEHYSQKAIDVIKKYDNSELLIELTNYLINREK